Proteins from one Rubripirellula tenax genomic window:
- a CDS encoding MFS transporter, with product MSAQRIPGISDLKPEPIDNPSPWAPLATPIFRAFWLVSIVSNLGTWIHEIGAGWLMTSLDSSPEMVSSVRVAMSLPMTVLAIPAGVLADRIDRRRLLILTQWVLLATTSTLASLTFTGAITAWMLLALTFVMGLGMVLHILTWQSTIPELVPRNQLSRAISLGSISFNLARSVGPAIGGVLIAIAGPWIAFAANAFSFGAVLFVLSRWQRETTESSNGMTYRRSLGEGIAYVRREPVMKQTLVRLAMFMLPASALWALLPLVARERLGWDADGFGLLVTTVGGGAVAAAWGLHRLHVRIGTDWTVAISTAVFAGGMLGISFAVEAVGAVASMFVMGASWMTTLTTLNSNAQATLPNQLRARGMSCYLTVMAISMAGGSTIWGQIAGAFSVPQSQRIAAGVLVMAAIFVGVQAMQAGPRSDHEHA from the coding sequence ATGTCCGCCCAAAGGATCCCTGGAATCTCTGATCTGAAACCTGAACCGATCGACAACCCGTCGCCCTGGGCCCCATTGGCGACACCCATCTTTCGCGCATTCTGGTTGGTTTCGATCGTTTCCAATTTGGGAACTTGGATCCACGAGATCGGTGCCGGCTGGTTGATGACCAGCTTGGATTCGTCACCGGAAATGGTTTCCTCTGTTCGAGTCGCAATGTCGTTGCCGATGACGGTGCTTGCCATCCCGGCCGGAGTCTTGGCCGATCGCATCGATCGCCGCCGATTGTTGATTCTTACGCAATGGGTGTTGCTGGCGACGACGTCCACCCTGGCATCGCTGACGTTCACCGGAGCAATCACGGCTTGGATGCTGTTGGCGTTGACGTTCGTGATGGGACTGGGAATGGTGCTGCACATTTTAACATGGCAGTCGACGATTCCCGAACTGGTACCACGAAACCAGTTGTCTCGCGCCATCTCGCTGGGCAGCATCAGCTTCAACCTGGCGCGTTCGGTCGGACCCGCAATCGGTGGCGTCCTGATTGCCATCGCCGGACCGTGGATCGCTTTTGCGGCGAACGCGTTTTCCTTCGGCGCGGTGCTGTTCGTACTTTCGCGGTGGCAACGTGAAACGACCGAGTCGTCCAACGGCATGACTTACCGTCGTTCACTCGGCGAAGGGATCGCCTACGTCCGCCGGGAACCAGTGATGAAGCAAACTCTCGTTCGTCTAGCCATGTTTATGTTGCCCGCTTCGGCTTTGTGGGCTCTGCTTCCTCTGGTCGCGCGGGAGCGTCTCGGTTGGGACGCCGACGGATTCGGTTTGCTGGTTACCACCGTCGGTGGCGGCGCGGTGGCGGCGGCTTGGGGGCTTCATCGATTGCACGTTCGCATTGGAACTGATTGGACCGTTGCGATCTCAACGGCCGTATTCGCCGGCGGCATGCTGGGCATCAGCTTTGCCGTCGAAGCGGTCGGCGCTGTCGCGTCGATGTTTGTCATGGGCGCATCATGGATGACTACACTGACAACGCTTAATTCCAACGCCCAGGCGACGCTCCCGAATCAGTTACGGGCGCGAGGCATGAGTTGCTATTTAACCGTTATGGCGATATCGATGGCCGGAGGATCTACGATTTGGGGTCAAATCGCCGGTGCGTTTTCGGTTCCCCAATCGCAACGCATCGCGGCGGGCGTGCTGGTGATGGCTGCGATCTTCGTCGGTGTGCAAGCAATGCAGGCTGGTCCAAGAAGCGATCATGAACACGCGTAA
- a CDS encoding ABC transporter ATP-binding protein has product MIPANDTVPTIEVQSLRKLYDDYLAVDGVSFSLSKGQICGLVGPNGAGKTTTMRCLAGLIRATDGVLTVAGCRVASGGANADAIELKRRLAYVPDDPPLFDDLSVQQHLDFIGRLYRVDDHAAKSDELLNRFDLTKKRHAGATTLSRGMRQKLAIACAYLYDPDVLLLDEPLTGLDPPGIRVLLASIRERAMAGATVIISSHLLAMIEDVCTHLLVMQDGQVDYFGAASDLRANFPETKSLEAAYFAMTERSPIVTFPSGSDMPTFGVVS; this is encoded by the coding sequence ATGATCCCCGCTAACGACACAGTTCCCACAATCGAGGTCCAGTCGCTTCGCAAGCTATACGATGACTACCTAGCCGTCGATGGCGTTTCGTTCAGTCTTTCCAAAGGCCAAATTTGCGGGTTAGTCGGGCCCAACGGAGCGGGGAAGACGACCACCATGCGCTGTCTCGCGGGTTTGATTCGCGCCACCGATGGGGTTTTAACGGTCGCCGGTTGCAGAGTTGCAAGTGGCGGGGCGAACGCTGACGCAATCGAACTGAAGCGACGGTTGGCGTATGTCCCCGACGATCCGCCTCTGTTTGACGATCTTTCCGTCCAACAGCATCTCGACTTCATCGGTCGGCTCTACCGTGTCGACGATCACGCCGCGAAGTCCGACGAGTTGCTGAATCGATTCGATCTGACCAAAAAACGTCATGCCGGCGCGACGACGTTATCGCGCGGAATGCGACAGAAATTGGCGATCGCGTGTGCGTATTTGTATGACCCGGACGTGCTGTTGCTTGACGAACCGCTGACGGGGCTCGATCCGCCGGGCATTCGAGTTCTGTTGGCATCGATCCGTGAACGGGCGATGGCGGGCGCCACGGTGATCATCAGTAGCCACCTTCTGGCGATGATCGAGGACGTATGCACGCACTTGTTGGTGATGCAAGACGGGCAGGTCGACTACTTCGGCGCCGCGTCGGATCTGCGAGCCAATTTCCCCGAGACCAAGTCATTGGAGGCAGCCTATTTCGCCATGACGGAACGATCGCCGATCGTCACGTTCCCGTCCGGATCGGACATGCCAACGTTCGGAGTCGTCTCGTGA